The genomic region AATTCGAAGCGCGCATCGACCACGACGAGATCGTCACGACCGAGCGCATCGGCCACCTCCACGGCGGAAACCCAGCTGCTCCACGCACCGCCCATCGTCATACTCCGGTTCGCGCCTGCGTCAGGCGCTCGCGCAGGTTCAGCAGCATCGAGGCTGTCGCGCCCCATATGCGCTGTTCAGGGTAGCGAAACTCGAGTACCTCGCGACGACGGCCGCCGAAATGCATCTCCTGTCGGGTCAGATTGACCGGGTTCATCAGGTAGCGGAGCGGGACCTCGAACGCCTCGGCGACCTCGGACGGGTCCGGACGCGGCACGAAACCGCCGGCAATGCTCGCCACCACCGGCGTCACCCGGAACCCGGTAATGGTCGCAAGCGGGTCCAGGAAACCCAGCGGTCTCACATTGCCCGGCGGCAATCCGATTTCTTCATGCGCCTCGCGCAGCGCGGCGGCGACAACATCCGGATCGCCGGTTTCGATCCGCCCTCCCGGGAAGCTGACCTGGCCAGCGTGGTTGCGCAGGCCGGCGGTGCGGCGGGTGAGCAGGACGTGGGTCACGCCGTCACGCGGCACCAGGCCAACCAGCACAGCGGCTTCGGCAGCCGGCACGTCCGGGGGAAGCAGATCGCGGATCTCGTCGATGTTCCATCCCGATCCGGCCGGCGGCGCGGTGAGCGGATGCAGAGCGGCATCCAGCCCCGGGCAGTCCTGTGGCCAGGTTCCGGGCACCGGCGCGCTCACCTGCGACTGGTCTCCCGCTCGGGCAGGGTCGTTTCCATCATGCGGAGACGCTCATCGTCGTTCATCTGCGGCCAGCGTGCGATCTCGTCGGAGGTACGGTAGCAGCCTTCGCAGACACCTTCCTCATCGAGACTGCACACCCCGATGCAGGGGCTGAGGACGGCACGGAACGGGTAATTCATGAGGCGCTTCTTAAACAAGGCCGCCCGCGTTTTGTGCGGGCGGCGAAGTCAACGTCAAAGTCGAAAGCTGGATCCCGGGCAAAAAAAAGCATGCCGGGATGACGATCTGGCAAAGCCGTGCGCGCAAAGCGCGCACGGGCCAAATCGTCACTTGACGGTGGCGAGCTTGATTTCGAACTGGACAGCGACGTTCGGCGGGAACGGGGTCCGCGGGTCGGCACCGTATGCCTTGTCCGGCGGCAGGGTCACTTCCCACTTGGAGCCGGCCGGCATCTGCAGCAGCACCTCGCGCATGGCCGGCATCTCGATCTCGCTCAGCTTGATCTCGGGGATGTTCTGCGCCGGGCGCGCCGGGTTCGGACGTTCGCCCCAGGCGTACGGGCCGGCGACCTCGAGGCCGACAGTGCTGGCCTGGGTCGGCTTGGCACCGTTGCCGGTCTCGATCACGCGGTACTGCACGCCGCTGGGCAGGGTCTGCACGCCGCTCTTGGCCCGGTTCTGGGACAGGAAGGTGTCGCTGCGGCTCTTGTTCTCGGCCGAGGCCTTGTCCCACTCGGCCTTGGCCTTGGCGGTCTGACGCTGCTGCATGTTCTGCACTGCGGTACGCAGCTGGTCGACCGGTACCGCCGGATCCTTCTTCGCGTAGCCGTCCTGCAGGCCCTTGATGATGGTGTTGATGTCGACGGCTTCACCGCTCTCGACGGCGTTGCGGCCCAGGTCATAGCCCAGCGCGTAGCTCAGCTTGCCCTGCTCCGAGGACGTGTCCTGGGCAGCGGCAGCGCTGGCGGCGAGGACCAAGGCAGTCGTGGCAACTGCGAGAAAACGCAACTTCATTCGGTAAAACCTCCGATATGTGGCGCGGAACCGGGCGGATCGCCCATACGACATGACGACCGCTCAAGTACCGGTCTTGGGGTCCGGACGGACACACGAGGCTTGCCCGGACGCGCTAGGATACCGGCGCCGCGGCTTAACCGCCACTGACGCCACCAGCTGTGACCGGACATGGCCGACCGAGTTCCCGCCGCTGATGCCACAGCTCCCACCGTGCGCACAAAACCGGACTTCGTTCACCTTTCGCCCTGCCAACACCTATTCATATGTCTGAGATTCCATTGCTGATCCGCCGCGAAGGCTCTGTCCTCGTCATCACCGTCAACCGTCCCGACAAGCTGAACGCACTCAACGCCGCCACCCTGGACGCGCTGGATGCCGCGTTCGCCGCGGCGGCGGTCGATGACCAGGTCCGTGCCGTCGTGCTGACCGGAGCCGGACCCAAGGCCTTCGTCGCCGGCGCCGACATCGCCGAGATGAACACGCTCACCCCGGTGCAGGGCCGCGATTTCTCGCTGCGAGGGCAGCGGATGATGCGCCGGGTCGAGAGAATGCCCAAGCCGGTGATCGCGATGATCAACGGCTTCGCCCTCGGCGGTGGGCTGGAACTGGCGATGTGCTGCCACCTGCGCATCGCCGCCGATACCGCGAAGGTCGGCCAGCCGGAGATCAACCTCGGCCTGATCCCGGGCTTCGGCGGCAGCCAGCGCCTGCTGCGCCTGGCCGGCCGTGCCGCCACGCTGGAACTGTGCCTGCTCGGCGCACCGATCGATGCCGCGCGCGCGCAGGCACTGGGCATCGTCAACCGGGTGGTGCCGGCGGCCGAGCTCGAAACCGAGACGATGAAGATCGCTGCCCAGCTGGCCGGCTCGGCGCCGCTGGCGCTGCGCGGCATCCTCGACTGCATCGACGTCGGTGGCGAGTGCGGGATCGAGGAGGGGCTGGAGTACGAGGCCAGCCAGTTCGGGCTGATCTTCTCCACCGACGACATGCGCGAAGGCACCAGCGCCTTCCTGGAGCGCCGCAAGCCGGCGTTCAAGGGCGCGTGAGCCGAATCTGCTCCGGCTGCGATTGCGGTGATGCCGGCGCTACGGCTGTGCATGCCGTGATCGAGGCGCTGCTCGCAGACGATCTGGATCGCGCGATCGACCTGGGCCTGATGACGGTCGCGCCCTGCCCCGGCTGCTCGCCTGCCTGCCGCGGGAAGCTGACCGATGCCCGCGCCGCCCGCGAGCGCGCCCTCGCCGCGCGCGAGCGTTTCCGCAACCGCCAGGCCCGGCTGCAGCGCCTCGCCGAAGAACGCCGGGAGCGCCGCGAGAAAACCGCGACCGCTTCACAACCGGCGCCCGGCCGCACCCGCCCGCCTCTGCCCGACGCGGCGGCGGCGGCGCTGGCTCGGGCCAGGGCCCGTGCCGCGGAGCGGGGACGCTGATGGCCGGGACGACTTCGCGCAAGGTCGCCGCACGCAACGCACCTGCGAGGAAACGCGCCACCCGTCGGGTCTCCAAGCTCAAGCCGGCCGAGGTGGTCGAACTGTTCGAACGGCTGAAATGGCTGAACCCGAAGCCGACCACTGAGCTGGAATTCAGCACCCCCTACGAACTGCTGGTGGCGGTGACGCTGTCGGCACAGGCGACCGATGTCGGTGTCAACAAGGCCACGCGCAGGCTGTTCCCGGTCGCCAGCACGCCGCAACAGATCGCCGCGCTCGGTGTGGAGGGGCTCAAGCCGTATATCTCGACCATCGGCCTGTACAACACCAAGGCCGCCAACGTGGTGGCGATGGCGCAGCAGCTGATCGAGAAGCACGGCGGCGAGGTGCCGCGTGACCGCGAATCGCTGGAAGCCCTGCCGGGCGTCGGCCGCAAGACCGCCAACGTGGTGCTCAACACTGCATTTGGCGAGCCGACGATGGCAGTGGACACGCATATCTTCCGCGTCTCCAACCGAACCGGGCTGGCGCCGGGCAAGACCGTGCGCGCGGTCGAGGACGCGCTGCTGGCAACGGTGCCGCCGGAGTTCCTGCACGATGCGCACCACTGGTTGATCCTGCACGGCCGCTACGTCTGCAAGGCGCGCAAGCCGGATTGTCCGCAGTGCGTGATCCGGGATATCTGCAAGTTCAAGGACAAGACGCCAGGCAAACCGACGTAGCCGATTCAAAACAAGACTCTTTTCCCTATTGCGGGATTGTCTGCGGGGAAGCCAGCGGCCATGGGTTTGCGGGACACGCCGCAAGTACGTCCATGTAGGCTCTTCCGAAACATCCATGTTTCGGAAGGTCCCGCAAACCCATGGCCACCGGCTTCTGGACACGCGGCCGGCGCTCGAACAAAAAGCCAGCCGAAGTTGCGAACCCCCACTCCGCCGGACGGCGACTCTGGCCGAAGCCGGCATCCCCGGAAACGGGAGAAACAAAGAAAAAACGCCCCCGCTGTAAACGGGGGCGCCGGCTTCGACAGCGAGAGAGGCGAAGCGCCTAGAAGCTGAACTGCGTGCGGACGGCGTACTGCCCGGTCTTGTCGCCGGTGAACTCGTTGTCGCCCTTGGTGTAGT from Lysobacter alkalisoli harbors:
- a CDS encoding enoyl-CoA hydratase/isomerase family protein — its product is MSEIPLLIRREGSVLVITVNRPDKLNALNAATLDALDAAFAAAAVDDQVRAVVLTGAGPKAFVAGADIAEMNTLTPVQGRDFSLRGQRMMRRVERMPKPVIAMINGFALGGGLELAMCCHLRIAADTAKVGQPEINLGLIPGFGGSQRLLRLAGRAATLELCLLGAPIDAARAQALGIVNRVVPAAELETETMKIAAQLAGSAPLALRGILDCIDVGGECGIEEGLEYEASQFGLIFSTDDMREGTSAFLERRKPAFKGA
- a CDS encoding FKBP-type peptidyl-prolyl cis-trans isomerase N-terminal domain-containing protein translates to MKLRFLAVATTALVLAASAAAAQDTSSEQGKLSYALGYDLGRNAVESGEAVDINTIIKGLQDGYAKKDPAVPVDQLRTAVQNMQQRQTAKAKAEWDKASAENKSRSDTFLSQNRAKSGVQTLPSGVQYRVIETGNGAKPTQASTVGLEVAGPYAWGERPNPARPAQNIPEIKLSEIEMPAMREVLLQMPAGSKWEVTLPPDKAYGADPRTPFPPNVAVQFEIKLATVK
- the nth gene encoding endonuclease III, whose product is MAGTTSRKVAARNAPARKRATRRVSKLKPAEVVELFERLKWLNPKPTTELEFSTPYELLVAVTLSAQATDVGVNKATRRLFPVASTPQQIAALGVEGLKPYISTIGLYNTKAANVVAMAQQLIEKHGGEVPRDRESLEALPGVGRKTANVVLNTAFGEPTMAVDTHIFRVSNRTGLAPGKTVRAVEDALLATVPPEFLHDAHHWLILHGRYVCKARKPDCPQCVIRDICKFKDKTPGKPT